From the Thermoplasmatales archaeon genome, the window TGCTTCCGCACCATAACAACCTATACCTTTCAAAAATTGCTTTAATAGCCTAACCTCATTTTTCATTTCTTCTTTTAAATTTTTTTTGATATATTCAGTATGAAAAGGTGTTCTATCAACCGCGCTCATTTTTTTATCGGGGCTTTTTATCCTGTAACAAGGGACAATATCAACCATGTAGCCTTTATAAAATCCTCTTATATAGGGATGCTCCGCATACTGAATTTTCCATTCCTTGAGAATTTCTTTACCAATAGAAATAACTATTTTCTGCATCTCCTCTTTCTTATAATATGTCGGAAAAAGAACGAAAAAATCTATATCAAGAGCACTTTTTAAGTATGTATCTTTTGCAACAGAACCAACAAGCATTGCCTCCGCATCCCCCGGTTTTATCTTTTCTATTGAATCTTTTATTTCTTTTACTATTTTCTCAATTTCTTTTTTCTCTTCCTCACTTGGTGATAATTTTTTTAAAACTTCTTCCAGTATTTTCATAATTTTATCTCCTCTAAATCTGTGTAAATTGGTCCATCCGGCTTTAATATACTACGCTTCAATTTTATTGAATTACAGTTTATTTCTCCAAAATATTTATCCTTATTTTCCTCAATAATTTTTAAAATCTTTTCTTTATTTTCTCCACTTTTCATTCTCGCTATTGTTATATGGGGCTTATAAGAAGAATCTCTTTTTATTCCATATTCTACAAGTTTTTCATCAATATAATTTGCTATTTTTAAGGTTTCTCCATTATCATGAAACCCGAGCCATA encodes:
- the thpR gene encoding RNA 2',3'-cyclic phosphodiesterase, which produces MRAFIAIDIGFNEEIEKIFEKLKATNAKLKFVEPANIHLTIKFLGEIDERMKDGIKKVMSDATKDVKPFKARIVGLGCFPDFKNIRVIWLGFHDNGETLKIANYIDEKLVEYGIKRDSSYKPHITIARMKSGENKEKILKIIEENKDKYFGEINCNSIKLKRSILKPDGPIYTDLEEIKL